The nucleotide sequence TCACTGCTGGGAGCCAGCCGAAATCGAAGTCAAAGGGATGCACCGGATTGTGGTGACCGACTTCGTTGGAGACAAGGGCCAGGGAATCGCCGGATCTCTTTCGGCACTGCTGCACGACAATGAATTCTACACGATTGTCGATTCTTCTGAGCTGCAATCGACGATTGTTTCTGTCGGGTATCAGGACCGCCCATCAATGGACGATCTGATTTCCTCAGCCCGGTCCGCCGGAGTGGATGGAATCATCTTCGGTGAAGTCATTGAATACGACTGCAACGATCAGGTGCTTCGAACCTCAGAGTTGAATGTTCTCACCCAGGACGCACTCGACGACAACCTTTTCGACAGCACTGAATTCGACGCACGCACGAACGAGAGTTTGTTGAGAGAAGGTTCCGTCACACTGGCATTTCGACTGGTTGAAGTGGAGACAGGAGAGGTCCTCGCAGCCAAGTCTGTAAATCGAAATTTCAGCGGGCGACTTGATTCTGGCTCAGCACAACTTCCATCGCGTGGAGAACTCCTTCACGAACTGACGGAGTCATGCTTGCAAGAGTTCGTCAACATGATGGCCCCTCACGAACGACCATGCGAGATGTCGCTGGCGACCTGTGACTTTTGGGTCAAAGGCTATCGGGATGTTCGCTCCGGAGTGAAATGGGCCCTCGCCGATGACTGGAAGAAAGCCGAAGCGAGTTGGCAGCAAGCTGTCAAAGAGAATCCGCAGAACGACGCGGCACTCTTCAATCTCTCAATCGCTGCCACGCGACGGCAGGATTACTTCACAGCTGAAACGTATGCTCTCGACGCGATCAAAGCCGAGCATAAAGATTGCTACACGGCTGGACTCGAGAAGATCCGCGAACGTCGTAAAGCTTGCGAGCAAGCGAACGCTCAGCGTGACTCACGAGTCACTTCTGTTTCGCCCGCCATTCTGCACCGATAGTCTCAGCTTCGGTCTGAGATCGTTTGCTCAACCTGCTCTAAAGTGGGAAGCGCTTCGTCGTTGCCGAGTCGGGTACATTTGATTCCGGCACTGACTGTGCAGAACCTGAGGATTCGCTCAGGGGACCATTGCTGCAAAACGCCGTGGATCAGCGCACCCGAAAAGCAATCCCCTGCCCCGTTCGTATCGACCACTTGCGGCGGTCTCGTCGCAGGTTCGAATCGAGTTTCGCCATCTGCAAACATCGCAGCGCCATTCTCTCCATCCGTCACGCAGACGACTTTCGGCCCATACTCCGCAATCGCTCGAGATGCTCTCTGAATGTCCGACTCTCCCATAAATTGCTCGGCGAACTTCCGCGGAGCATTCACGATGTCGGCGAGTTTCAGAATTTCGTCGACTCCCGGCTTCGGTGAACCGGTATCGATCGCCACCAAACCTCCATGAGATTTGACTACTCTCGCTGTTTCAATCGCTATCTCACCCGGCCAGCCATCTAGATGCAGAAGCTGGCACTGTGAAAGGTCTTCTTTCCTTAACCGCGTCTCGATCCCTGTTCTACAGTTTCGAACCGTACAGGAAGTCCGTCTCCCCGAAGGTTGTTCCAGCCAGACTTGGGAGACAGACGTTGCTTGCGAAGTGTCGATCGAGTGTTCGAATTCAATCCCGCGCTGGCTGAGCGAGTTCTCAACCAGCTGTCCCCACGGGTCACTTCCCCAGCTTCCAATGAAGCGACACCGGTGTCCAAACTTCACCAGTTGCGAAAGCGCAATGGGCACCGGACCTCCAATTTGAGTCAGTGACGCGACCGCTTCGTTCTTGGAGTCGACGTTCGGATATCTCTCGACTGTCATGATGTGATCGACCACCACAAGACCGAGGCCGAGAATGTGACCTGATTTATCCTTCAATGAAGCTCTTCCCCGTTTCTCAAATGGTCGCCGGAACAAGTCGTCCAATGCAACAATTCGTCACATCGACTTCACGAACGCCAAGTCCGACGGTCGCGAGTTTGGCTCACATTTTGGCCGATTCAAGAGAGCCTGCAAGATGGTCAACACGGCAAGTCAGAACAAAATGGGAGTTGTTCGACCACCGTTCATGAAGTAACATCAACCGAGACTAATGCGACAGGCATTGGTCACCTACCGAAACTCCACCAGCCATTTGCGACTGCGACGCGGCCACCGACTGCATCTGTTCACATCGCCTCAATCTGTGTGAACTTTTCCCCGCCACTTGAGCGGTTTCCGACTCCGATTGAAGGTCAGCTCGAATCGTTCCATCCTACCAGTAAGAGTCGCTCTCACGCGGGAGCGGAGTGAAGTGAGATGACACACACCAACAACAGCAATCTCAACACTCACAGAAGCTGGAGTCGCCGCGAGTTTCTCTCGAGATCCGGAGGAGGTTTGGGAGCACTCGCATGTGCCAGCCTGCTCGCCACAGAACAGCAAGCCCAAGCAAACCAGACCGCCCGAGCCCCACACTTCGCACCCCGCGTCAAGCAAGTCATCTACCTGTTCATGCATGGCGGTCCCAGCCATGTCGACTTGTTCGATCCGAAACCGGTCCTCGAAAAGTATGCAGGGAAACCTCTGCCTGAGAGTTTCGGAAATGTGATGACTCGGCGGAAAGTCGGTCAAAACCCACTTCTGCCAAGCGTTAAGAAATTCCGAAAGCATGGCGAGTCAGGAATTGAGGTCAGTGAGTTTCTTCCTCATCTGGCTGGCCAAGTCGACGAACTCTGCGTCCTCCGAGGGGTTCACGGAGACAGCGTGAACCATCCGCAGTCAGTGTATCAAATGAACACTGGAAGCATTTTGATGGGCAAGCCAAGTCTGGGCAGTTGGGTCTCTTATGGTTTAGGAACGGAGAACCAAAACCTGCCGGGATTTGTCGTCATGCCCGATCGCGGAACCGGAATCAAAGGTGGTCCGCCAGCTTGGGGAAGTGGATTTCTGCCAGCGACCTACCAGGGGACGACTGTTCGAACCGGAGAGACGCCGATCCTGCATCTGGATCGCCCAAAAGGCATCAACGAACACCAACAGCGAAACATGCTGGACTTCATCAACTCCCAGAATCGCGAACATCTTCGGGCACGAGGATTGGATGGAGAACTTGAAGCACGCATCGAGTCTTACGAACTCGCATTTCGAATGCAGGCTGCCGCACCAGAAGCAATGAACTTTCGTGAGGAACCTTCTCACATCCAACAGCTTTATGGAATCGACCAACCGGAAACGAACGAATTCGGAACTCGTTGCCTGCTCGCACGAAGACTGATCGAGCGTGGAGTTCGGTTTGTTCAATTGTACTCTGGAGACACCAACGGCTGGGACGCTCACGCCGACGTCCTCCAGAACCATTCGCATTACTGCCAGGCCACGGATCTGCCAATTGCCGGTCTGCTGACGGATTTGCGGCAACGTGGTTTGCTGGATGAAACACTCGTCATCTGGGGCGGAGAATTCGGGCGAATGCCGATGAGCGAGCAGGGAAAAGGTCGAGATCACAATCCGTGGGGCTACACCGTTTGGATGGCTGGAGGAGGCGTGAAACCGGGCTTCACTTATGGAGCGACTGACGACGTCGGATTGCGGGCAGTCGAGCAGACCGTGCATATCCACGATTTACATGCCACGATTCTCCACCTGCTCGGATTTGATCACGAACTGCTGACATACTTTCACAATGGTCGCGACGAAAGGTTAACTGACGTCGCTGGCCGAGTTGTCCATGAGATTCTGGCGTGAACGATCTTTCGAAACTGCTGTCAAAACTCTGTTGCTCCGTCTTCTGCATTTCCGTCCTGAGTTGGACAGGTTTGGAACTCGCACACGCTTCCAAACCGTCAGCGAGTAACGAATCTGAAACGGAACATGTCAGCCTCGACGAACCGGAGATAACGGAAGCAGATCGCGACTATTGGGCTTACCAACCGGTGGAGCGCCCTCCTGTACCGGAAGTGGCCAACATTGACCTCTGCAACAATCCGATCGACCAATTCATTATCGCTCGATTGGAAGACAAAGGTCTGAAACCCGTTCCGCTGGCGACCAAACAACAGTTGATCCGGCGAGTCACATTCGACTTAATCGGACTGCCTCCCACGCAAAGTGAGATCGCAGAATTTCTGGAAGACAACTCTCCGGATGCGTACGAGAGACTTGTCACGGCGCTCCTGAATCGCCCCGGCTATGGCGAAAGATGGGCGCAGCACTGGTTGGACCTCGTTCGCTTCGCAGAAACCGACGGGTTCGAACATGATCATGTGCGTCCCGAAGCTTGGAGATATCGAGACTGGGTCATCAAAGCGTTCAACGATGGTCTACCTTACGACGAGTTTCTGCGACTTCAAATCGCCGGTGATGAAATCGCTCCCGACTCATCAGATGCTCTCATCGCGACGGGATTTCTTCTCGCGGGTCCAGATATGCCCGATATCAACCTTCAGGAAGAACGACGCCACAACTTCCTGAACGGCATCGCAGCCAACATTGGTGAAGTCATTCTGGGTCTTCGTTTCGGATGTGCCCAATGCCACCATCACCGGACTGATCCAATCTCGCAGCAGGACTTCTATCGTATCCGTTCTTTCTTCGAACCACTCGATCTGTTCAAAGACCATTCACTACCCGAAGCAGGCGCAGAACCTTCAAAAGCCCGCGTCGCCAAGAACCTCGCGAAGAATGTCCCTGTGAGTAAGGTCTACATGAAGGGAGACTTCCGCCGCCCGGGACCAGAGATCTCTCCACAGTTTCCTCGAGTCATTCAAACGAATGCTGAGCTGCAGGAACTGGATGAATCGGCGCACGGTCGACGAATTGCATTCGCGCAGTGGTTGACGGCTCCCGATCATCCATTGACCGCACGAGTCATTGTGAATCGCATCTGGCATCACCATTTCGGGGAAGGTCTGATTGGAACCACGAGCGACTTCGGTTGGATGGGGGATTCCGCCACACATCCCAAACTGCTCGATTGGCTCGCTGCGGAACTCATCGACTCGGGCTGGAACCTGAAGGCACTCCACTCACTCATTGTGAATTCCGCGACGTACCAGCGTGCGAGTCTTCCCACCGAAAACCTGTCAGCAGAAGACAAGGCCATTTGGGAAGAACTCATTGAACAGGATCGGAACAACCGCCTGCTCGGTCGACGCAACCGGCGACGACTCGAATCAGAAGCGATTCGTGACAGCATGCTCTCCGTGTCGGGAGAATTGAACCGTCAAACCGGCGGACCGGGAGTTCGCACCGAACTTCCCAAAGCAGTGACGTCGACGCTCCTGAAAAACCATTGGAAGGTCACTGAAGATCCTGCTGAACATGATCGGCGCACGATTTATCTGTTCATGCGAAGAAACTTGCGATTGCCGTTCCTCGAAGCCTTCGACAAACCCGACGCCAATTTGAGCTGTCCAGTCCGAAGCAAGACAACCATCGCTCCTCAAGCACTGCACTTGCTCAACTCAGATTTTGCAAGAGAACGCGCAACAGCCTTTGCAGCGAGGTTGACTCAGGAAGTCGATTCAGGAGCCGACTCGCAGCCCGAACGCATCAACCTCGCGTACGATTTGTGCTTCAGTCGAAAACCGAACGTGCAAGAGCTTACGAACTGTCTCGCCTTTTTGAACGATCATCCTGACGATGAAGTCGCTCTTATCGACTTGTGCCACGCCTTGATGAATCTCAACGAGTTTATCTACATCGACTGACGACATGCGCTGACGCGGCAAACTCAAGCAATCACAGCGCATGTCGAAAGCACCGCAATGTTTTCAATTCGACGATGTAAACAAGACTGCTAATTCTCTTCAACAAGATACTGCAGCCTTCGCTGAACGGTGTCGTTCTTGAGAACTGAAGGGCTCAGCATTTCTTGTGTTAACTCGAATTCATACCCAGGCTGTCCATCTCGAAGAAGCGTCAGGCTGTTAAGAATCAACCCTGCTTCAATACCGTCTTGTGTCTCTTTGAGAGCTCCCAGAATGACTTCTTGCGGCGGCACACCCGCAGTGAGGGCCAAGAACTCGGCCGCTCGGACTCGGACCAACGGTTCGTCATCGCTCTCAGCGAGCTTCTTTGCTCGTCTGGTGAACTGCTTGGCTGCGTCTCCCTGCACGGTGCATGAAATCAGTCCCCAATATCGTTCCCAGGGGTTTTCAGAATTCAATGCTTTGCGAAGTCCGGGCTTAGCTTCATCGAATGAAACAAGGCTGAGATCGGCAATCTCGACCAGCTTTACAATTTCCTTCTGGCGCTCTTGGCCAAACTTCTTCGGATTGTCGAACGCTTGCTTGGCGAGTTCGCTCTCCGGGTAAAAACTCAAATCCGGCAAGTCTGAGACAAACGATGACATGAGGGTCCTCATCTCCTTCAGTTTGTCTGCATGCGCCGGATCTCCGGCAAGGTTGGCCACCTCATGCGGATCAGCTTCGATGTCGAACAGCATCTCTGCCGGGCGAGGTCGGAAGAACTGCGATTGAACTTCATTCAGTTCACCTTGCTCGAAGCGTTCACGCCACTCCTGATAAGCCAGCATGATGTAGCGGTAGTTGTTCTGAAGCCCATCAACGTTGAACGGCTGATAGTTGCGAACGTACTCGTATTTTCCTTTTCGAATCGTTCTGACGACGTCGTACTTCTCATCAAATCGGTCAGCGTAGCCGAATGCGAAATCGCGAGACGCAACTTCCTGCGACTTGATCCCCTTTCCGAGGAATGCCTTTCCATCGATACCCGTTGGAACCTCCACACCTGCGAGATTGAGGGCGGTTGGTCCGAAATCGACGAAGCTCACAAATCCGTTTTGTCTGCTTCCGATTGATTCATCGACGAGATGCTTCCAGTTCTCAGGGACCCGCACTACCAGCGGAATGTGCAGCCCGCTTTCGTAAGCATATCCCTTTCCGCGAGGCAGGACGCCACCGTGGTCTCCGAAGTAGAAGATGAACGTCTCTTCCAGAAGTCCATCCTCTTCGAGTGCTTTCACAACGTCGCCGATTTCACGATCGACCATTTGAATTCGATCGTGGTAGCGAGC is from Thalassoglobus sp. JC818 and encodes:
- a CDS encoding CsgG/HfaB family protein, translated to MKSAILFLILAISTGCSHTAVVHCWEPAEIEVKGMHRIVVTDFVGDKGQGIAGSLSALLHDNEFYTIVDSSELQSTIVSVGYQDRPSMDDLISSARSAGVDGIIFGEVIEYDCNDQVLRTSELNVLTQDALDDNLFDSTEFDARTNESLLREGSVTLAFRLVEVETGEVLAAKSVNRNFSGRLDSGSAQLPSRGELLHELTESCLQEFVNMMAPHERPCEMSLATCDFWVKGYRDVRSGVKWALADDWKKAEASWQQAVKENPQNDAALFNLSIAATRRQDYFTAETYALDAIKAEHKDCYTAGLEKIRERRKACEQANAQRDSRVTSVSPAILHR
- a CDS encoding DUF1549 and DUF1553 domain-containing protein translates to MNDLSKLLSKLCCSVFCISVLSWTGLELAHASKPSASNESETEHVSLDEPEITEADRDYWAYQPVERPPVPEVANIDLCNNPIDQFIIARLEDKGLKPVPLATKQQLIRRVTFDLIGLPPTQSEIAEFLEDNSPDAYERLVTALLNRPGYGERWAQHWLDLVRFAETDGFEHDHVRPEAWRYRDWVIKAFNDGLPYDEFLRLQIAGDEIAPDSSDALIATGFLLAGPDMPDINLQEERRHNFLNGIAANIGEVILGLRFGCAQCHHHRTDPISQQDFYRIRSFFEPLDLFKDHSLPEAGAEPSKARVAKNLAKNVPVSKVYMKGDFRRPGPEISPQFPRVIQTNAELQELDESAHGRRIAFAQWLTAPDHPLTARVIVNRIWHHHFGEGLIGTTSDFGWMGDSATHPKLLDWLAAELIDSGWNLKALHSLIVNSATYQRASLPTENLSAEDKAIWEELIEQDRNNRLLGRRNRRRLESEAIRDSMLSVSGELNRQTGGPGVRTELPKAVTSTLLKNHWKVTEDPAEHDRRTIYLFMRRNLRLPFLEAFDKPDANLSCPVRSKTTIAPQALHLLNSDFARERATAFAARLTQEVDSGADSQPERINLAYDLCFSRKPNVQELTNCLAFLNDHPDDEVALIDLCHALMNLNEFIYID
- a CDS encoding PfkB family carbohydrate kinase — encoded protein: MKDKSGHILGLGLVVVDHIMTVERYPNVDSKNEAVASLTQIGGPVPIALSQLVKFGHRCRFIGSWGSDPWGQLVENSLSQRGIEFEHSIDTSQATSVSQVWLEQPSGRRTSCTVRNCRTGIETRLRKEDLSQCQLLHLDGWPGEIAIETARVVKSHGGLVAIDTGSPKPGVDEILKLADIVNAPRKFAEQFMGESDIQRASRAIAEYGPKVVCVTDGENGAAMFADGETRFEPATRPPQVVDTNGAGDCFSGALIHGVLQQWSPERILRFCTVSAGIKCTRLGNDEALPTLEQVEQTISDRS
- a CDS encoding sulfatase translates to MARFLPLRHVAHTVFAVLITLVSGIDANAAEANATDSLKRPNIVWLISEDNSKHFLKLFDEHGAETPHIAALAEHGIIYDHAFSNSPVCSVARTTLITSCYGPRIGTQYHRRSKLVPMPEGLRMFPNYLREAGYYTANNSKKDYNAIEGEGVWDESSGKASWRKRAPGQPFFYKQSFKTTHESSLHFPRKTLLNEKTSTDPESVFVAPYHPDTETFRYTYARYHDRIQMVDREIGDVVKALEEDGLLEETFIFYFGDHGGVLPRGKGYAYESGLHIPLVVRVPENWKHLVDESIGSRQNGFVSFVDFGPTALNLAGVEVPTGIDGKAFLGKGIKSQEVASRDFAFGYADRFDEKYDVVRTIRKGKYEYVRNYQPFNVDGLQNNYRYIMLAYQEWRERFEQGELNEVQSQFFRPRPAEMLFDIEADPHEVANLAGDPAHADKLKEMRTLMSSFVSDLPDLSFYPESELAKQAFDNPKKFGQERQKEIVKLVEIADLSLVSFDEAKPGLRKALNSENPWERYWGLISCTVQGDAAKQFTRRAKKLAESDDEPLVRVRAAEFLALTAGVPPQEVILGALKETQDGIEAGLILNSLTLLRDGQPGYEFELTQEMLSPSVLKNDTVQRRLQYLVEEN
- a CDS encoding DUF1501 domain-containing protein, with the translated sequence MTHTNNSNLNTHRSWSRREFLSRSGGGLGALACASLLATEQQAQANQTARAPHFAPRVKQVIYLFMHGGPSHVDLFDPKPVLEKYAGKPLPESFGNVMTRRKVGQNPLLPSVKKFRKHGESGIEVSEFLPHLAGQVDELCVLRGVHGDSVNHPQSVYQMNTGSILMGKPSLGSWVSYGLGTENQNLPGFVVMPDRGTGIKGGPPAWGSGFLPATYQGTTVRTGETPILHLDRPKGINEHQQRNMLDFINSQNREHLRARGLDGELEARIESYELAFRMQAAAPEAMNFREEPSHIQQLYGIDQPETNEFGTRCLLARRLIERGVRFVQLYSGDTNGWDAHADVLQNHSHYCQATDLPIAGLLTDLRQRGLLDETLVIWGGEFGRMPMSEQGKGRDHNPWGYTVWMAGGGVKPGFTYGATDDVGLRAVEQTVHIHDLHATILHLLGFDHELLTYFHNGRDERLTDVAGRVVHEILA